The genomic segment TACAGACGATTCGAATCCGCATATTTTAACGGTCAACAACAATAATGTGCAGGCGGCTTATGATGCGGCCCAGCATTTGATTTTGCAGGGCCATGAGCGAATCGGCTTTGTCAGCGGACCGCGGAATTTGACCGTATCTTACGACCGAATGGAGGGTTATCGCCAAGCTTTAGCTAACGCTGGGCTGAAGCTGAACTCGGAATGGGTCGTGGAGGGGGAGTTTTTGCAGGAGAGCGGTTTTCGAGCGATGTCTTTTCTGATGGAAATGCCTGACCGCCCTACCGCGCTCATCGTCATTGATGATGTAGTCGCCTTCGGCGTACTGCGTGGATTAACGGAGCTTGGCTATTCCGTTCCAGACGATATCTGCATCGTAAGCTTTAATAACATCGCGCTCTCAGAGCTTGCCACGCCTCCGATCAGCTCCACCGATATCGGCACTTACCAGCTTGGCTACACCGCCTCGCAGAAGCTTGTCCGCCTCATCCAAGACGAACCGATTCACCAGTCCAGCACGATTATTCCCCATCGGTTGA from the Paenibacillus sp. BIHB 4019 genome contains:
- a CDS encoding LacI family DNA-binding transcriptional regulator encodes the protein MVTIKDIAKAAGVSPSTVSRVVSKHPRISKETADKVKRIMAEMGYHPNAMAKSLVSKTTNTLAIMLPRPAEELFQDFFFGELLRGILTHSTRAGYDMLLTTATGEHDEIETVSRLVLGRRVDGVILLSARVKDPLIQYLNEQRFPSVLIGRTDDSNPHILTVNNNNVQAAYDAAQHLILQGHERIGFVSGPRNLTVSYDRMEGYRQALANAGLKLNSEWVVEGEFLQESGFRAMSFLMEMPDRPTALIVIDDVVAFGVLRGLTELGYSVPDDICIVSFNNIALSELATPPISSTDIGTYQLGYTASQKLVRLIQDEPIHQSSTIIPHRLIVRESSMHVPVKKD